One Pseudomonas tolaasii NCPPB 2192 genomic window carries:
- a CDS encoding fatty acid desaturase: MDGTSASPQQMNAQQRSAKIREVVLAEGVRLRQRHPWLLHQDALGAGILAFALLGMLGSAALYITGHMAWWVCLLLNAFFASLTHELEHDLIHSMYFRKQRVPHNLMMGLVWLARPSTINPWIRRHLHLNHHKVSGTETDMEERAITNGEPWGFARLLMVGDNVMSAFIRMLRAKTWSHKLKILKRSLLVYAPLALLHWGAWYVFLGFHAANGIASLLGAPIAWSASTLEVMQVIDIAAVVIIGPNVLRTFCLHFVSSNMHYYGDVEPGNVIQQTQVLNPWWMWPLQAFCFNFGSTHGIHHFVVKEPFYIRQMTARVAHKVMAEMGVRFNDFGTFARANRREPQARATAGLNPAETAMR, translated from the coding sequence ATGGACGGTACTTCTGCAAGTCCCCAACAGATGAACGCACAACAGCGTTCGGCAAAAATCCGTGAAGTGGTACTCGCCGAAGGCGTGCGCCTGCGCCAGCGGCACCCCTGGCTGCTGCACCAGGACGCGCTGGGCGCGGGCATCCTGGCGTTTGCGCTGCTGGGCATGCTCGGCTCGGCCGCGCTCTACATCACCGGCCACATGGCCTGGTGGGTGTGCCTGCTGCTCAACGCGTTCTTTGCCTCGCTGACCCACGAGCTGGAACACGACCTGATTCACAGCATGTATTTTCGCAAGCAGCGCGTGCCCCATAACCTGATGATGGGCCTGGTGTGGCTGGCGCGGCCCAGTACCATCAACCCGTGGATTCGCCGCCACCTGCACCTTAACCACCACAAGGTCTCCGGCACCGAGACCGACATGGAAGAGCGTGCCATCACCAATGGCGAGCCCTGGGGTTTTGCGCGGCTGCTGATGGTGGGGGATAACGTGATGTCGGCGTTTATCCGCATGCTGCGCGCCAAAACCTGGAGCCACAAACTCAAGATCCTCAAGCGCTCGCTGTTGGTGTACGCACCCCTGGCGTTACTGCACTGGGGCGCGTGGTATGTGTTTCTGGGCTTTCACGCCGCGAACGGCATCGCCAGCCTGCTGGGTGCGCCCATCGCCTGGTCGGCCAGCACCTTGGAAGTGATGCAGGTCATCGACATCGCCGCCGTGGTGATCATCGGCCCCAATGTGCTGCGCACCTTTTGCCTGCACTTTGTCAGCTCCAACATGCATTACTACGGCGATGTGGAACCGGGCAACGTGATCCAGCAAACCCAGGTGCTCAACCCGTGGTGGATGTGGCCGTTGCAGGCGTTTTGCTTCAACTTCGGCAGCACCCACGGCATCCATCATTTTGTAGTGAAAGAGCCGTTCTATATCCGCCAGATGACCGCCAGGGTGGCGCACAAGGTGATGGCCGAAATGGGTGTTCGCTTCAATGATTTCGGGACGTTTGCGCGGGCCAACCGCCGCGAGCCGCAGGCCCGCGCAACCGCCGGGCTTAATCCGGCTGAAACGGCGATGCGCTGA
- a CDS encoding AraC family transcriptional regulator gives MTEPTSLASWTRALRKQLDALGLDSTALCLQAGLDPQQMDDPSARYPLSATTRLWQLAVQASGDPAIGLRVSRFVSPTTFHALGYALVASGSLREVFERIVRYHRVVSDALTLELSCEGERYRFRLLQPPGSPAPAFEAIDAFAAIYVRTCRNRLGREYAPLAVHLRRPEPTDPKPWHTVFRAPVFFGAEEDRLEFAAQDFDSHLDDANPELAEHNETVLKRTLAQLQPLTWERKVRRVIEAQLPDGEPSAERVAQALHLSLRSLQRHLADEGCRFDALLNECRENLALLHLRDPQCSLAEISHLLGFADTSSFNRAFKRWTGLTPGQFRDGLQ, from the coding sequence ATGACCGAACCCACGTCCCTTGCCAGCTGGACCCGCGCCCTGCGCAAACAGCTCGATGCCCTGGGCCTCGACAGCACCGCGCTGTGCCTGCAAGCCGGGCTCGACCCGCAGCAGATGGACGACCCCAGCGCGCGCTACCCGCTGTCGGCGACCACGCGCCTGTGGCAACTGGCGGTGCAGGCCAGCGGCGACCCGGCCATTGGCTTGCGCGTGTCGCGGTTTGTCAGCCCCACCACCTTCCATGCGCTGGGTTACGCGCTGGTGGCCAGCGGCAGCTTGCGCGAGGTGTTCGAGCGCATCGTGCGTTACCACCGGGTGGTCAGCGACGCCCTGACCCTGGAGCTTAGCTGCGAAGGCGAGCGCTATCGGTTTCGCTTGCTGCAACCGCCTGGCAGCCCGGCCCCGGCATTCGAAGCCATCGATGCGTTTGCGGCGATCTACGTGCGCACCTGCCGCAACCGGCTGGGCCGGGAATACGCGCCGCTGGCGGTGCACCTGCGCAGACCGGAGCCGACAGATCCCAAGCCGTGGCACACGGTATTTCGCGCGCCGGTTTTTTTTGGCGCCGAAGAGGACCGCCTTGAGTTCGCCGCCCAGGATTTCGACAGCCATCTGGACGACGCCAACCCGGAGCTCGCCGAGCACAATGAAACCGTGCTCAAGCGCACCCTCGCCCAGCTGCAACCGCTGACCTGGGAGCGCAAGGTGCGCCGGGTGATCGAAGCGCAATTGCCGGATGGCGAGCCGAGCGCCGAACGGGTTGCCCAGGCGTTGCACCTGAGCCTGCGCAGCTTGCAGCGCCATCTGGCGGATGAAGGCTGCCGGTTTGATGCGCTGCTCAATGAATGCCGGGAAAACCTGGCGCTGCTGCACTTGCGGGACCCGCAATGCTCCCTGGCAGAGATCAGTCATTTATTGGGGTTTGCCGATACCAGCAGTTTCAACCGCGCGTTCAAGCGCTGGACGGGGCTGACGCCGGGGCAGTTTCGGGATGGGTTGCAGTAG
- a CDS encoding LysR family transcriptional regulator — protein MDLRQLRYFIALNEHRSFVRAADAMGITQPAFSRSIQGLEQEFGCVLVDRGNKDLRPTPEGQVVLQHALSLVHGAALLSSEVTRMTKLDAGDLRFGTGPAPAVKLVPDAVARFINAHPRIRTSFQVDNWEKLSRALSREEIEFFIADIRQFENDPNFQTRPLTPKRGVFFCRPGHPLLAKDSLSTNDMFDYPLASPLISQGIRKLLANLSGRMDFSPSIQTEHFPALVKIVLQSNAIGVGTEEAFAEDIAQGTLVLLHWRNLPQNMETMSARCGIVSRTGSRLSPAAKAMIETLVEVDTQAVSVAV, from the coding sequence ATGGATCTTCGCCAACTGCGCTACTTCATCGCCCTCAACGAACACCGCAGTTTCGTGCGCGCGGCAGACGCCATGGGCATCACTCAACCCGCGTTCAGCCGCAGCATCCAGGGGCTGGAACAGGAGTTCGGTTGCGTACTGGTAGACCGCGGCAACAAGGACCTGCGCCCCACACCCGAAGGCCAGGTGGTGCTGCAACATGCCCTGAGCCTGGTGCACGGCGCCGCGTTGCTGAGCAGTGAAGTCACGCGCATGACCAAGCTCGATGCCGGCGACCTGCGCTTCGGCACCGGCCCCGCGCCGGCGGTGAAACTGGTGCCCGATGCCGTCGCGCGGTTTATCAACGCCCACCCGCGAATCCGCACCAGTTTCCAGGTGGATAACTGGGAAAAACTCAGCCGTGCGTTGAGCCGAGAAGAGATCGAATTTTTCATCGCCGACATCCGCCAGTTTGAAAACGATCCAAACTTCCAGACCCGCCCGCTCACGCCCAAACGCGGTGTGTTTTTCTGCCGCCCCGGACACCCGTTGCTGGCCAAGGACAGCCTGTCGACCAACGATATGTTCGACTACCCGCTGGCCTCGCCGCTGATCTCCCAGGGCATTCGCAAACTGTTGGCGAACCTGAGCGGGCGCATGGATTTCTCGCCGAGCATTCAGACCGAGCACTTCCCGGCGCTGGTCAAGATTGTGTTGCAGTCGAACGCCATCGGCGTGGGCACTGAGGAGGCGTTTGCCGAAGACATTGCCCAGGGCACGCTGGTGCTGCTGCACTGGCGCAACCTGCCGCAGAACATGGAGACCATGAGCGCGCGGTGCGGAATTGTCAGCCGCACGGGGTCAAGGTTGTCGCCGGCGGCGAAGGCGATGATCGAGACGCTGGTGGAGGTGGACACGCAGGCGGTGAGTGTGGCGGTCTGA
- a CDS encoding arylsulfatase, producing the protein MPQRPNFLVILADDMGFSDLGAFGGEISTPHLDALALNGLRLTDFHTAPTCSPTRSMLLTGTDHHIAGIGTMAEALTPELIGKPGYEGYLNDSVVALPELLREAGYQTLMSGKWHLGLTAELAPHARGFERSFSLLPGAANHYGFEPTYDDTTPGLLKSTPALYIEDDTFVEQLPEGFYSSDAFGDKLLQYLKERDQARPFFAYLPFSAPHWPLQAPVEIVDKYRGRYDAGPEVLRLERLAKLKALGLIDADVEPHPLIELNTQWAALTDEQRQVSARAMEVYAAMVERMDWNIGRVVEYLRQQGQLDNTFIVFMSDNGAEGALLEAFPKFGPELLTYLNQHYDNRLENIGRANSYVWYGPSWAQVATAPSRLFKAFTTEGGIRVPALVHYPQLPLKGRVSHGFGTVMDITPTLLDLAGVRHPGKQWRGKPVAPLRGKSWLGFLSGETAQVHDEHTVTGWELFGRRAIRQGQWKAVYIPGPVGPATWQLYDLGQDPGEIHDLAVSHPDKLATLIGHWQQYVEETGVILSASPFQPD; encoded by the coding sequence ATGCCGCAACGTCCCAATTTCCTGGTGATTCTGGCCGATGACATGGGCTTCTCCGACCTCGGTGCGTTTGGTGGGGAAATCTCCACGCCGCACCTCGACGCCCTGGCGCTCAACGGCTTGCGCCTGACTGACTTCCACACCGCGCCCACTTGCTCGCCTACCCGTTCGATGCTGCTGACCGGCACCGACCACCATATCGCCGGTATCGGCACCATGGCTGAAGCGCTCACGCCGGAGTTGATCGGCAAACCCGGTTACGAGGGTTACCTCAACGACAGCGTCGTGGCCCTGCCGGAGTTGCTGCGCGAAGCCGGTTACCAGACCTTGATGAGCGGCAAGTGGCACCTGGGCCTGACCGCCGAGCTGGCGCCCCACGCACGGGGTTTCGAGCGTTCGTTCTCGCTGTTGCCCGGCGCGGCCAACCATTATGGTTTCGAACCAACCTACGACGACACCACGCCTGGCCTGCTCAAGTCCACGCCCGCGCTGTACATCGAAGACGACACATTCGTCGAGCAACTGCCCGAAGGTTTCTATTCCTCCGATGCCTTTGGCGACAAGCTGCTGCAGTACCTCAAGGAGCGCGATCAGGCGCGGCCTTTCTTCGCCTATCTGCCGTTTTCCGCGCCGCACTGGCCGCTGCAGGCGCCCGTCGAAATCGTCGACAAATACCGTGGCCGCTACGACGCCGGCCCCGAAGTGCTGCGCCTGGAGCGTCTGGCAAAACTCAAGGCATTGGGGCTGATCGATGCCGACGTGGAACCTCACCCGCTGATCGAGTTGAACACCCAATGGGCGGCCCTTACCGACGAACAACGCCAGGTCTCGGCGCGGGCCATGGAAGTGTATGCGGCGATGGTCGAGCGCATGGACTGGAACATTGGCCGGGTGGTGGAGTACCTGCGCCAGCAGGGGCAACTGGACAACACCTTTATCGTGTTCATGTCCGATAACGGTGCCGAAGGCGCGTTGCTGGAGGCGTTCCCCAAATTCGGCCCTGAACTGCTGACCTACCTTAACCAGCACTACGACAACCGCCTGGAGAACATCGGCCGCGCCAATTCCTACGTATGGTACGGCCCGTCGTGGGCTCAGGTGGCGACCGCGCCGTCGCGGCTGTTCAAGGCGTTTACCACCGAAGGCGGCATTCGCGTGCCGGCCCTGGTGCACTACCCGCAGCTGCCGCTCAAGGGCCGCGTCAGCCATGGGTTTGGCACGGTGATGGACATCACGCCGACCCTGCTGGACCTGGCCGGTGTGCGCCATCCCGGCAAGCAATGGCGGGGCAAGCCGGTGGCGCCGTTGCGTGGCAAGTCGTGGCTGGGCTTTCTATCCGGGGAAACCGCGCAGGTGCATGACGAACACACCGTTACCGGCTGGGAGCTGTTCGGCCGCCGCGCCATTCGCCAGGGCCAGTGGAAAGCCGTGTACATCCCCGGCCCCGTCGGCCCGGCGACCTGGCAGCTGTATGACCTGGGCCAGGACCCCGGCGAGATCCATGACCTGGCCGTGAGCCACCCGGACAAGCTCGCCACCCTGATCGGCCACTGGCAGCAATATGTGGAGGAAACCGGCGTGATCCTCAGCGCATCGCCGTTTCAGCCGGATTAA
- a CDS encoding ABC transporter substrate-binding protein, translating to MKLPFKRLITLFAGTALAGLVHAADLKEIRIAVPDLSAGSQHSGGGITDVLREQQIFEKAFADQGIKVQWNYFKGAGPVINEAFANGQVDLAYLGDLAAIIGRSNGLDTRLLSATARDIKQYLGVVPGSGIKTLQDLKGKRVAVFRGTATQLSLDSALASQGLSEKDLKIINLDFNAAGAALAARQIDATWGGANLAALQAKGLAELPLTTKDLGGAGSVQAVLVGSGKFVDEHPEVITQLLKAQQQAVQWLTNDNNKQAYIDLVSGRASYPPVILGNDLKNEKLSEIFPSTLDPVFLGKLQDAVDLASKEKLIRKPFQVSDWVAPNLAAAGL from the coding sequence ATGAAACTGCCCTTCAAACGTCTGATCACGCTGTTCGCGGGCACCGCGCTGGCGGGCCTGGTGCACGCCGCCGACCTCAAGGAAATCCGCATCGCTGTGCCCGACCTCAGTGCCGGCAGCCAGCACAGCGGTGGCGGCATTACCGACGTGCTGCGTGAACAGCAAATCTTTGAAAAGGCCTTCGCCGACCAGGGCATCAAGGTTCAGTGGAATTACTTCAAGGGTGCTGGCCCGGTGATCAATGAAGCCTTCGCCAATGGCCAGGTGGACCTGGCTTATCTCGGCGACCTGGCGGCGATCATCGGCCGCTCCAATGGCCTCGACACCCGCTTGCTCAGTGCCACCGCGCGTGACATCAAGCAGTACCTCGGCGTAGTGCCCGGTTCCGGCATCAAGACCTTGCAAGACCTCAAGGGCAAGCGCGTGGCGGTCTTCCGTGGCACTGCCACTCAGTTGTCGCTCGACAGCGCTCTGGCCAGCCAGGGCTTGAGCGAGAAAGACCTGAAAATCATCAACCTTGACTTCAACGCGGCCGGCGCCGCACTCGCCGCCAGGCAGATTGACGCGACCTGGGGCGGGGCGAACCTGGCGGCGCTGCAAGCCAAGGGCCTGGCCGAACTGCCGCTGACCACCAAGGACCTGGGGGGCGCTGGCAGTGTTCAGGCGGTGCTGGTGGGCAGCGGCAAGTTTGTCGACGAACATCCCGAGGTCATCACCCAGTTGCTCAAGGCTCAACAACAGGCCGTGCAGTGGCTCACCAATGACAACAACAAGCAGGCTTACATCGACCTGGTGTCGGGGCGGGCGAGTTACCCACCGGTGATCCTGGGCAATGATTTGAAAAACGAGAAACTCAGCGAGATTTTCCCCTCGACCCTGGATCCGGTATTCCTGGGCAAGTTGCAGGATGCGGTGGACCTGGCGTCCAAAGAGAAGCTGATTCGCAAGCCGTTTCAGGTGAGTGATTGGGTGGCGCCGAATCTGGCGGCGGCGGGGTTGTAA
- a CDS encoding alkaline phosphatase family protein: MSQPNPVRNVLYIMCDQLRRDYLSCYGHAHLHTPNIDRLAAAGVRFSRAYTQGTICGPSRMSAYTGRYVSSHQVAWNAVPLPLEELTIGDYLRPHGIRTALVGKTHATPNLDALQRLNIDPDSAQAEPLNEVGFDAYLRHDGIYPDSPLFDDKRESAPYTHYLREKGYSGSNPWHEWANSAAGDNGEVLSGWHMRNAGLPARVAEEHSETVYTTDRAIAFIGEQGERPWCLHLSYIKPHWPYLAPAPYHALYGAEHIQAPVQPANPSDHPVYQAFRRHEESLNFSRDEVRLTVIPTYMGLIKQIDDQLGRLFDFLQSNGRWNDTLIVFTSDHGDFLGDHFLGEKEFMLEPAVGVPLIVRDPRAHADISRGSVDERLVETIDALPTFLEALGLPAAEHRLEGRSLIPLLHGEDIPWRRYAIAEYDYAFQAPARERLAQPIDRCRMTMVRSERWKYLAYDGFRPQLFDLENDPQEVHDLGADPAYAEVRETHSGYLFEWLRGLKRRTTISHSEIALRGQRFRYGEPEVEKVVQIGVW, encoded by the coding sequence ATGTCCCAACCCAATCCCGTACGCAACGTGCTCTACATCATGTGCGACCAACTGCGCCGCGATTACCTGTCGTGCTATGGCCACGCGCATTTGCACACGCCGAACATCGACCGCCTCGCCGCCGCCGGCGTGCGTTTCAGCCGCGCCTACACCCAGGGCACCATTTGCGGGCCGTCGCGGATGTCGGCGTACACCGGGCGCTATGTCAGCAGCCATCAGGTGGCGTGGAACGCCGTGCCGCTGCCGCTGGAAGAACTGACCATTGGCGACTACCTGCGCCCCCACGGCATCCGCACCGCGCTGGTGGGCAAGACCCACGCCACGCCGAATCTGGACGCCTTGCAGCGCCTGAATATCGACCCGGACAGCGCACAGGCCGAGCCGCTGAACGAGGTCGGTTTTGACGCGTATTTGCGCCACGACGGCATCTACCCCGACAGCCCGCTGTTCGACGATAAACGTGAGTCCGCGCCCTACACCCATTACCTGCGCGAGAAAGGCTACAGCGGCAGCAACCCCTGGCATGAATGGGCCAATTCCGCTGCCGGCGACAACGGCGAAGTGCTCAGCGGCTGGCACATGCGCAACGCCGGGCTGCCCGCGCGGGTGGCCGAAGAACATTCGGAAACCGTCTACACCACCGACCGCGCCATCGCTTTCATTGGCGAGCAGGGCGAGCGGCCGTGGTGCCTGCACCTGTCGTACATCAAGCCGCACTGGCCCTACCTCGCGCCGGCGCCGTATCACGCGCTGTACGGCGCCGAGCACATTCAGGCCCCCGTGCAGCCTGCAAACCCCAGCGATCACCCGGTGTACCAGGCCTTCCGCCGACATGAGGAAAGCCTGAATTTTTCCCGTGACGAGGTGCGGCTCACGGTGATTCCGACCTACATGGGCCTGATCAAACAGATCGACGATCAACTGGGCAGGCTGTTCGATTTCCTGCAAAGCAACGGGCGCTGGAACGACACGCTGATTGTGTTCACCAGCGACCACGGCGATTTCCTCGGTGATCATTTCCTCGGCGAAAAAGAGTTTATGCTGGAGCCTGCAGTGGGGGTTCCGTTGATCGTGCGCGACCCGCGCGCCCATGCCGATATCAGCCGTGGCTCGGTGGACGAGCGTTTGGTGGAAACCATTGATGCGCTGCCGACGTTCCTCGAAGCGCTGGGGTTGCCCGCTGCCGAGCATCGTCTGGAAGGTCGCTCACTGATCCCGTTGCTGCACGGCGAAGACATCCCTTGGCGCCGCTACGCCATCGCCGAATACGACTACGCCTTCCAGGCCCCGGCCCGTGAGCGTCTGGCGCAACCCATCGACCGTTGCCGCATGACCATGGTGCGCAGCGAACGCTGGAAATACCTGGCTTACGACGGCTTTCGCCCACAGCTGTTTGACCTGGAAAACGACCCGCAGGAAGTGCACGACCTGGGGGCCGACCCGGCGTATGCCGAGGTGCGCGAGACTCACTCGGGCTATCTGTTCGAATGGCTGCGCGGGCTGAAGCGGCGCACCACCATCAGCCATTCGGAGATCGCCCTGCGCGGGCAACGGTTTCGCTATGGTGAGCCGGAAGTGGAAAAGGTCGTGCAAATCGGCGTTTGGTAA
- a CDS encoding ABC transporter ATP-binding protein, translating into MNAPIVSFNHVGKSFDVDGFELEAIREFNLEIAEGEFVAIVGSSGCGKSTLLRLLVGLDTQFRGEIQVDGKAVSGIGGERGIVFQEHRLFPWLTVAENIGLGLVNEPLTQAERSRRISDFIELVGLTDFTRAYPHQLSGGMAQRVAIARGLVASPRILLLDEPFGALDALTRQQMQDELLAIRTRAKITTVLVTHDVEEAIFLADRVVVMEPRPGRIKQVVDIALPHPRQRSSFEFHQLREELLHELISDGHYQPPAREQIRDLPLAFIAC; encoded by the coding sequence ATGAACGCACCTATCGTCAGTTTCAACCATGTGGGCAAGAGCTTCGATGTCGACGGCTTCGAACTGGAAGCCATCCGCGAATTCAACCTGGAGATTGCCGAGGGTGAATTCGTCGCCATTGTCGGCTCCAGCGGGTGCGGCAAATCCACCTTGCTGCGCTTGCTGGTGGGGCTGGACACGCAGTTTCGCGGCGAGATTCAGGTGGACGGCAAGGCCGTCAGCGGCATCGGCGGCGAGCGCGGCATTGTGTTTCAGGAACACCGTTTGTTCCCTTGGCTGACCGTGGCGGAAAACATTGGCCTGGGCCTGGTCAACGAGCCACTGACACAAGCCGAACGCAGCCGGCGCATCAGCGACTTCATCGAGCTGGTGGGCCTCACCGATTTCACCCGCGCCTACCCCCATCAACTCTCCGGCGGCATGGCCCAGCGTGTGGCTATCGCCCGAGGGCTGGTGGCCAGCCCGCGCATCCTGTTACTGGATGAACCCTTCGGCGCCCTCGACGCCCTGACCCGCCAGCAAATGCAGGACGAGCTATTGGCGATTCGCACCCGCGCGAAAATCACCACCGTGCTGGTCACCCACGATGTGGAAGAGGCGATTTTCCTCGCCGACCGCGTGGTGGTGATGGAGCCAAGGCCCGGGCGGATCAAGCAGGTGGTGGACATCGCCCTGCCCCATCCGCGCCAGCGCAGCAGTTTTGAATTCCACCAACTGCGCGAAGAGCTGCTTCACGAATTGATCAGCGACGGCCACTACCAACCGCCCGCGCGCGAACAGATTCGCGACCTGCCCCTGGCGTTTATTGCCTGCTGA
- a CDS encoding ABC transporter permease translates to MARTSLLSLPLAAPSNGIAPRWPALSERVLPWLLPVALFGLWWLASRNHWMSEQILPPPSLVWSSAVELAGGELWSHLAISVQRLCWGLLAGIGAGAVLGAVLGFSARAERLIFLTFSALSQVPTLAWIPLFMVFFGIGETLKLVVLVKAIVVPVTLHTLVGVRDAQPNLREAARVLRLPTHLLIRRLILPAALPAFMAGVRLALAAGWTSLLAVELLASSEGIGYLMVWARQLFMLDIVFVCIVVIGVLGVVMDRGIGWLDRQWVHWPHPATAQIRRGPRYEGWQRLQPWLLPLLLLALWQLATHQGWVDPNILVSPWAVLHTTVAGVADGSLSGALGKSLGRTVGGLVLGGSLGFAMGLWLGLSRRSERVLGPTLAALRQIAIFAWVPLLTAWFGLGELAKWVFIALAAFFPLFIATQRSVLNLSPQLREAAQVLRLSLFQRLRRLILPGAAAGIFAGLRLSLIYAWLGTIGAEYFMPSNGGIGSLMIGAQQLLRMDLIMSGMLLVGLTGATLNLIGQRIETRATRWRHA, encoded by the coding sequence ATGGCCCGAACTTCATTGTTGAGCCTGCCTCTCGCGGCCCCGTCCAACGGCATCGCACCGCGCTGGCCGGCATTGAGCGAACGTGTATTGCCGTGGCTGTTACCGGTCGCGCTGTTCGGGCTGTGGTGGCTGGCCAGCCGCAATCACTGGATGAGCGAACAGATTCTGCCGCCGCCTTCCCTGGTCTGGAGTAGCGCGGTGGAATTGGCCGGTGGCGAGTTGTGGAGCCACTTGGCGATCAGCGTGCAGCGGTTGTGCTGGGGTTTGCTGGCGGGCATCGGCGCAGGGGCTGTGCTCGGCGCAGTGCTGGGTTTCAGCGCACGGGCCGAGCGCCTGATATTTCTGACGTTCAGCGCGTTGTCTCAGGTGCCGACCCTGGCCTGGATTCCGTTGTTCATGGTGTTTTTCGGCATTGGTGAAACCCTGAAGCTGGTGGTGCTGGTCAAGGCCATCGTGGTGCCCGTCACCCTGCATACGCTGGTGGGCGTGCGCGACGCCCAGCCCAACCTGCGTGAGGCCGCGCGCGTATTGCGCCTGCCCACGCACCTGTTGATCCGCCGTCTGATCCTGCCCGCTGCCCTGCCCGCCTTCATGGCCGGTGTGCGCCTGGCGCTCGCGGCCGGCTGGACCTCATTGCTGGCGGTGGAACTGCTGGCCTCCAGCGAAGGCATCGGCTACCTGATGGTGTGGGCGCGGCAGTTGTTCATGCTCGATATCGTGTTCGTGTGCATCGTGGTCATCGGCGTGCTGGGCGTGGTGATGGATCGCGGCATCGGCTGGCTGGACCGCCAGTGGGTGCACTGGCCACACCCGGCCACGGCGCAGATTCGCCGCGGGCCCCGCTATGAAGGCTGGCAGCGCCTGCAACCGTGGCTTTTGCCGCTGCTGTTACTGGCGCTGTGGCAGCTGGCGACCCATCAGGGTTGGGTGGACCCGAACATTCTCGTCAGCCCGTGGGCGGTGCTGCACACCACCGTCGCAGGCGTAGCCGATGGCAGCCTGTCCGGCGCGCTGGGCAAAAGCCTGGGACGCACGGTAGGCGGCCTGGTATTGGGCGGCAGCCTGGGGTTTGCCATGGGCTTGTGGCTGGGCCTGTCACGGCGTAGTGAACGCGTGCTGGGCCCGACACTCGCCGCGCTGCGCCAGATTGCGATCTTCGCCTGGGTGCCATTGCTCACCGCCTGGTTTGGCCTGGGTGAATTGGCCAAGTGGGTGTTCATCGCCCTGGCGGCGTTTTTTCCGCTGTTTATCGCCACCCAGCGCAGCGTGTTGAACCTGTCGCCGCAGCTGCGTGAAGCGGCGCAAGTGCTGCGCCTGAGCCTGTTCCAGCGCCTGCGTCGCCTGATCCTGCCGGGCGCCGCCGCCGGCATTTTCGCCGGCCTGCGCCTGAGCCTGATCTACGCCTGGCTCGGCACCATCGGCGCGGAATACTTCATGCCGTCCAACGGCGGCATCGGCAGCCTGATGATCGGCGCCCAACAGCTGCTGCGCATGGATTTGATCATGAGCGGCATGCTCCTGGTCGGCCTCACCGGCGCCACCCTCAACCTGATCGGCCAACGCATCGAAACCCGCGCCACCCGCTGGAGACACGCATGA
- a CDS encoding TauD/TfdA dioxygenase family protein — protein MSNAALAVQPIAQALDIHPVAGRIGAEIRGVRLSGDLDATTVEAIQQALVQYKVIFFREQTHLDDQSQEAFAHLLGEPIAHPTVPVRDGTRFLMELDGGRGQRANSWHTDVTFVDAYPKASILRSVLAPKSGGDTVWANTASAYNDLSAELRVLADNLWAVHSNEYDYAARKPDVSVEKLEEYRKVFTSTVYETEHPVVRVHPVSGEKTLLLGHFVKRLKGYSQADSTQLFNLLQSHVTRLENTVRWRWSTGDVAIWDNRATQHYAVDDYGTQERIVRRVTLKGDVPVGVQGQASKTTKGL, from the coding sequence ATGAGCAATGCCGCATTAGCTGTTCAACCCATCGCCCAGGCGCTGGACATTCACCCGGTCGCGGGGCGCATCGGCGCCGAGATCCGTGGCGTCAGACTTTCCGGCGACCTGGATGCCACCACCGTTGAAGCCATCCAGCAGGCGCTGGTGCAGTACAAGGTGATCTTCTTCCGCGAGCAAACCCACCTTGATGACCAGAGCCAGGAAGCCTTCGCCCACTTGCTCGGCGAGCCCATTGCCCACCCGACCGTGCCGGTGCGCGACGGTACGCGTTTCCTGATGGAGCTTGATGGTGGCCGTGGCCAGCGCGCCAATTCGTGGCACACCGACGTGACCTTCGTCGACGCCTACCCAAAAGCCTCGATCCTGCGTTCGGTGCTGGCGCCCAAGTCCGGGGGCGATACGGTGTGGGCCAACACCGCCAGCGCCTACAACGACCTCAGCGCCGAATTGCGCGTGCTGGCGGATAACCTGTGGGCGGTGCACAGCAACGAATACGACTACGCCGCGCGCAAGCCCGATGTGTCAGTGGAAAAGCTCGAGGAATACCGCAAGGTGTTCACCTCCACGGTGTATGAAACCGAGCACCCGGTAGTGCGCGTGCACCCGGTCAGCGGCGAAAAAACCTTGCTGCTGGGGCACTTCGTCAAACGCCTGAAAGGCTACTCACAGGCTGACTCAACGCAGCTGTTCAACCTGCTGCAAAGCCACGTCACTCGCCTGGAAAACACCGTGCGCTGGCGCTGGAGCACCGGCGATGTGGCGATCTGGGACAACCGCGCCACCCAGCATTACGCGGTGGACGACTACGGCACCCAGGAACGCATCGTGCGCCGGGTGACGCTCAAGGGCGATGTGCCGGTGGGGGTGCAAGGGCAGGCCAGCAAAACCACCAAGGGTCTCTAA